One window from the genome of Epinephelus moara isolate mb chromosome 21, YSFRI_EMoa_1.0, whole genome shotgun sequence encodes:
- the plvapa gene encoding plasmalemma vesicle associated protein a: protein MYSSGYSHVSKSSPHAQKKMQYRSKGKSCGYYMRIVFFFSSLIQSLIIVSLVLFLVYGKSQDSASTTRIHDLEESFSRLSIENVFLRQQRKNLTNLLNTTLTEKARNDWDLVNLRYFSNISAILIQDMDRKMQQCYSELFLCKSSGRYNSHCQPTLQLPDTCNCGLLVERLKARLELVESNFTQTTQRMRMELDQTAKERDNLNLEVIRLRRERSTHEKEVDFFRQKCKDDFTQSLSGISNVSKAFLDKISFLVPLHSPFHLTCPRQREHLEQIRTNCTSLSLEVEDKFQRYLNNVGTQVSKIQGENSRLKAENWRLSEDYRWCSTNRTGLILQNRQNLDKMQRKYDEEKERLLIDKMRLNGDIDVLKNNIKYKSREVDHMSEQLKQLNMSCMFKAGLSGLPGGSASRPGTQSQSAWGLPSGGGSSSYGISQTSRVGSGGLGSNLGSYGSGINKPSTGAGSSSSSLFNSGSSSSSGSTYNKPSTGSSSSSSSLFNSGSSSSSGSTYNKPSTGSSSSSSSLFSSGSSSSSGSTYNKPGSSSSSSGSSSSSGSTYNKPGSSSSSSGSSSSSGSSVSKPASTGGLFSSFGSSGSSSSSSGTANKPVVNTKVTSPFGTSSGSSGSSGIGANKPTTNLKTPTSPGSSSGSTGSTSKSGSSSLSWFGFGGSSSGQSKTGTGTGKGPSTGNSYGGSGSSFGAGRTSGGGSISVAQHLKDLQRLINPSGPEEKQDLSRMLG from the exons ATGTACAGCAGCGGCTACTCTCACGTCTCCAAGTCCAGCCCGCATGCCCAAAAGAAGATGCAGTACCGCTCAAAGGGCAAGAGCTGCGGCTACTACATGCgcattgtcttcttcttctcctcgcTCATCCAGTCTCTCATCATAGTCAGCCTGGTGCTCTTTCTGGTCTATGGTAAGTCGCAGGACTCGGCGTCCACTACACGCATTCACGACCTGGAGGAGAGCTTCAGCCGACTCTCCATAGAAAACGTCTTCCTGAGGCAGCAGAGGAAGAACCTGACCAACTTACTCAACACCACCCTGACAGAGAAAGCCCGTAATGACTGGGACTTGGTCAACCTCCGCTACTTCTCCAACATCTCAGCCATTCTCATCCAAGATATGGACAGGAAGATG CAACAGTGCTACAGCGAGTTGTTCCTTTGCAAGAGCTCAGGACGCTACAACTCCCACTGCCAACCCACAT TACAACTCCCTGATACCTGTAACTGTGGGCTGCTGGTTGAACGGCTGAAAGCAAGGCTTGAGCTTGTTGAGTCCAACTTcacgcaaaccacacagaggATGAGGATGGAACTGGACCAGACCGCCAAAGAGAGGGACAACCTTAACTTGGAGGTCATCCGTCTGCGGAGGGAAAGATCCACACATGAGAAGGAGGTGGACTTCTTCAGGCAAAAATGCAAAGATGACTTCACTCAGTCTTTGAGTGGTATCTCCAACGTCTCCAAGGCTTTCCTAGACAAGATCTCTTTCCTCGTCCCCTTGCACAGCCCCTTCCACCTCACCTGTCCCAGACAGAGGGAACACCTGGAGCAGATCCGTACCAACTGTACCAGCCTGTCCCTGGAAGTGGAGGACAAGTTCCAGCGTTACCTGAATAATGTGGGAACACAGGTGTCAAAGATCCAGGGTGAGAACAGCCGCCTGAAGGCAGAGAACTGGCGACTGTCTGAAGACTACCGCTGGTGCAGCACCAACCGCACGGGCCTGATCCTGCAGAACAGACAGAACTTGGACAAGATGCAGCGCAAATAtgatgaggagaaagagagactcCTGATAGACAAGATGAGGCTGAATGGAGATATAGACGTcctgaaaaacaacatcaaatatAAGAGTAGAGAGGTTGATCACATGAGCGAGCAACTGAAGCAACTCAACATGTCCTGCATGTTCAAG GCAGGGTTAAGTGGACTTCCAGGAGGCTCAGCCTCTCGGCCAGGCACACAGTCCCAGTCTGCATGGGGCTTGCCCTCTGGTGGTGGTTCCAGCTCTTATGGTATAAGCCAGACTAGTAGGGTAGGGTCAGGTGGGTTGGGTTCAAACTTAGGCTCCTATGGGTCAGGTATCAATAAGCCATCAACTGGGGCAGGCTCTTCAAGCTCATCCCTCTTTAACTCTGGGTCCAGTAGCTCCAGTGGATCAACATACAACAAACCATCAACTGGGTCAAGCTCTTCAAGCTCATCCCTCTTTAACTCTGGGTCCAGTAGCTCCAGTGGGTCAACATACAACAAACCATCAACTGGGTCAAGCTCTTCAAGCTCATCCCTCTTTTCATCTGGGTCAAGTAGCTCCAGTGGGTCAACATACAATAAGCCGGGCTCTTCAAGCTCGTCATCTGGGTCAAGTAGCTCCAGTGGGTCAACATACAATAAGCCGGGCTCTTCAAGCTCGTCATCTGGGTCCAGTAGCTCCAGTGGGTCATCAGTCAGTAAGCCAGCATCAACTGGGGGACTTTTCTCAAGCTTTGGTTCATCAGGCTCAAGCTCTAGCTCTAGTGGGACAGCAAATAAGCCAGTAGTGAATACAAAAGTCACATCACCCTTTGGGACATCCTCTGGGTCAAGTGGGTCGAGTGGGATAGGCGCAAATAAACCAACAACAAATCTGAAAACCCCCACTAGCCCTGGGTCATCCTCTGGGTCGACTGGATCGACAAGTAAAAGTGGGTCAAGCAGCTTATCTTGGTTCGGGTTTGGGGGCAGTAGTTCAGGGCAAAGTAAGACAGGAACTGGAACAGGGAAAGGGCCATCAACTGGGAATAGTTATGGTGGATCTGGATCATCGTTTGGTGCAGGAAGAACGAGTGGAGGTGGCTCAA TCAGCGTCGCTCAACACCTTAAAGATCTGCAACGCCTCATCAACCCCTCTGGCCCAGA AGAGAAACAAGATCTCTCCAGAATGCTGGGCTAG